A genomic segment from Lates calcarifer isolate ASB-BC8 linkage group LG13, TLL_Latcal_v3, whole genome shotgun sequence encodes:
- the gnb1l gene encoding guanine nucleotide-binding protein subunit beta-like protein 1, protein MSRPAPSPIYTLRGAGGPLNTLHFSCHGGDTPILFSGSGKGVIHIWNLNSRRAEKIVEGHSGSSVIWLSTLQSTDALISQGRDMQVCLWDLREGRNEVVDNVWTGSVGFCQCSLLETGPGNNLLAFAGQQTEEIRIIELPSKSPVCTLVPDTKLGMVMCIKLWQPDSGSRPLLLAGYEDGSLLLWDVTQRSKLSQAKAHPEPVMCLTFDTKRLRGISGSSEKKLSSWILDRQDNLQLQDCVTLVNPGVSQLCIREDGKLLASAGWDHRVRVFSWKKLRPLAVLQYHTDMVLSVAFSDHQDPKQRLLAAGSKDQRISLWSIYNEGADTG, encoded by the exons ATGTCTCGTCCTGCTCCATCCCCCATTTACACCCTAAGGGGGGCTGGCGGGCCCCTCAACACCCTCCACTTTAGCTGCCATGGAGGTGACACTCCCATCCTTTTTTCTGG GTCAGGGAAGGGTGTTATCCATATCTGGAACCTGAATAGCAGGAGGGCTGAGAAGATTGTAGAGGGTCATTCTGGTAGCTCGGTCATCTGGCTCAGCACACTGCAGTCGACGGATGCCCTCATCAG TCAGGGACGGGACATGCAGGTCTGTCTGTGGGACCTGAGAGAAGGTCGCAATGAGGTGGTGGACAATGTGTGGACTGGCAGCGTTGGGTTCTGTCAGTGCTCCCTGCTGGAGACAGGCCCTGGAAACAACCTGCTGGCCTTTGCTGgacaacagacagaggag ATCAGGATTATTGAGCTGCCCAGCAAGTCCCCAGTCTGCACCCTGGTACCAGACACTAAGCTGGGGATGGTCATGTGTATCAAACTGTGGCAG CCAGACTCGGGTTCCAGACCTCTCCTGTTGGCTGGATACGAGGATGGCTCCCTGTTGCTGTGGGACGTAACCCAGAGGTCCAAGCTGAGCCAAGCCAAAGCCCACCCTGAGCCTGTCATGTGCCTGACCTTTGACACCAAGCGTCTGAGGGGCATATCAGGCTCCTCTGAGAAGAAGCTCTCCTCCTGGATACTGGACAGACAGGACAACCTGCAG CTCCAGGACTGTGTGACGCTGGTCAACCCTGGGGTTTCCCAGCTGTGCATCAGGGAGGACGGTAAGCTACTGGCGTCAGCAGGCTGGGATCACCGGGTGCGGGTGTTCAGCTGGAAGAAGCTGCGACCGCTGGCGGTGCTTCAGTACCACACTGACATGGTGCTAAGTGTGGCCTTCTCAGACCACCAGGACCCTAAACAAAGACTGCTGGCTGCTGGATCCAAGGACCAGAGGATCAGCTTGTGGTCAATATACAATGAGGGAGCTGACACTGGCTGA